From Candidatus Binatus sp., the proteins below share one genomic window:
- a CDS encoding type II toxin-antitoxin system HigA family antitoxin, translating into MKSRTITQTLRNPEKYAPLLAIRNGREYDAAVAQLNELVDEVGDNPKDPRYRFIDTLSVLIEAYDEEHHQIPDASGVELLKFLMEQHGLSQGDLPEIGSQGVVSEILRGKRELNVRQVQALSRRFHLPAGAFFPEIEPKREAV; encoded by the coding sequence ATGAAGAGTCGAACGATCACTCAGACCCTCAGGAATCCCGAGAAGTACGCTCCCCTGCTCGCCATCCGCAACGGGCGCGAATACGACGCGGCAGTCGCGCAGCTCAACGAATTGGTCGACGAGGTCGGCGACAACCCCAAGGATCCCCGCTACCGCTTCATCGATACCCTGAGCGTACTGATCGAGGCCTACGACGAGGAACACCATCAGATTCCCGATGCTTCGGGCGTCGAACTGCTCAAATTCCTGATGGAGCAGCACGGCCTGTCGCAGGGAGATCTGCCCGAAATCGGCAGCCAGGGGGTGGTCTCTGAAATCCTGCGCGGAAAGCGCGAACTCAACGTACGGCAGGTCCAGGCACTATCGCGACGCTTTCATCTGCCAGCCGG
- a CDS encoding type II toxin-antitoxin system HigB family toxin, protein MHVISRKALTEFWKVHAGAEAPLKTWFKAARRGSFKNLAELKQTFKSVDYVSAGRKGFYVFDIGGNKYRLIAAIHFNTQKLFIRHVLTHAQYDKGDWKK, encoded by the coding sequence GTGCACGTAATCTCGCGGAAGGCGTTGACGGAGTTTTGGAAGGTTCACGCTGGCGCCGAAGCCCCGCTGAAAACCTGGTTCAAGGCCGCGAGAAGAGGCAGTTTCAAAAATCTCGCGGAACTGAAACAGACATTCAAAAGCGTCGACTATGTGAGTGCCGGCAGGAAAGGTTTTTACGTGTTCGATATTGGCGGCAACAAGTACCGGCTCATTGCCGCGATCCATTTCAATACGCAAAAACTGTTCATCCGGCACGTCCTAACTCATGCGCAATACGACAAAGGCGACTGGAAAAAATGA